Proteins encoded together in one Bombus affinis isolate iyBomAffi1 chromosome 2, iyBomAffi1.2, whole genome shotgun sequence window:
- the LOC126928642 gene encoding uncharacterized protein LOC126928642 isoform X1, which translates to MASERFQVPAWRFSNTKNIFEIPRLHSTWTNAENRVSPVNTGSPAEAAGLKAGDAVIRVNNTEMYNLRHKDAQDVIVRAGNNFELTIQRGGSTWKPHVSPISSALPSPSPTAGLGNIAPVTKTSLAAKKQDGSHIGSGHNFSPKPFLNGTGDGSIKSIVNKQYNSPVGIYSEETIAETLSAQAEVLAGGVLGVNFKKNEKNYNAENSEVFKMVQEADKEPKTPEPVPPRTEFYSSVSHAVGGRATSPRSPTPLFHALHGIPAVNYNESPSSKRQVQRQESSSSSPASSVVRCSNCDRVLVGVFVRIKDKNLHVECFKCSTCGTSLKNVGYYNINNKLYCDIHAKLVARQNAPAGMVPITIPPGGKAPASTISAALANAPLSPPLSNHASSPQPFSASNRTSPDYGFPNSQLSSPNRNGCISNDNCHWESKTFTSTITIQTGCTEPTRLGTSPVNPPSFRSVQAPASNNLIGPKPFGGSSTISSPPLANTGNSTLPRPQSQTVTESSTETHEKSYYYEIVENTKTEYRPSSVKSKSLAWPPPKPIEDITYPTASPLYIDPNPALDRRSRQAVKEKKACIEACERALSRNRDESTDREVERVTKQCYRFEEEPMDRVSCPGPAYRKVELVETIGRQSRGEVTSRASSTDGVRRSLTPTRIVQPIPKPWTATVTTGSNLYEQSYSGVEPAKVCKKFHQKEICQEERICEKNQPFREEHRSYRAEICRREQTICEKPPLPTQHAVKQEEAKEETTEIDKEVIDLRPADEIEDEGTVGIKGEHDFITETSEEDVGGMHVKTKMTLEKTVEPSPMQPSIPIVEEPREESREETREEEMVEKEEETYTRRTTTQVERDVEDAEEKTVVESAEVVTSAVDVQQMVEKAKQEEEERKREEEEEERRRQEEEERRRREEEEERRRRREEEERKRQEEEERSRHVTFEEGEEEVEEVREQPLGRTVVREERVTEADSDTPGRKKLIKETYEEITEEVLVQERVRRRCIEDERKKSLREQVQVHKSLRDQQAPRDRRVCSKYPPAQEIMETNKKRVQFMKQTDTGPKPIPHSALQNSTPKEWKSEMVNALTTAPDRPYTPLSTSSSSVKEVYTEETIYLDHRCRPKPPKKELRPISPFQEALTIAPERPYTPLSREIGPEDQKIASRSQTPSLYPDGSAHCPPADILYGEGRSSRTEPPPKPCTPRPLPTPPPDFRLRDTSPSPVRSRPQTPSSKVITASLKKPDTIPSYQRNLVAMRRGAVESHTYIPSRTPTPTPGRSKSPAQGPPEPPPCYVKAHAPRIREDPPPTKRSSIHFPTKKSVSYKVDEDTDDGHRHAEYAASKTVDFDEKRTDDPGKEPTDAVHAQYQEKRYMTSEETSEEKKSVVKRSLEVTEDFERCERRVPARPLPERTELREKPPKGVCAISRTSPSKPSLLCPMVSKTETSSAVQPVYSSSTEVRHVSYGTPASKPCPDTGVTVLPCKAHSDQGTKAGVVVVPCEGPNTSCQKSGVCVVPTADRSGVCVSPCFGMKTGTCGQPSGRCGRESACEIDIPNCPESGVCVSPCPDGSVCVAPCSKPGLPSSRAKLPFPQIPLPYEDTSTACSQNKNSFQPIHKPRTNLSGQLARLTAKTGQNVPTVQLYKPEAQTQSQRQSCSETKSYCCKTQSYCCSTETRCQSGDQCSINNRCQTGNQCGTQNYCQDGIHCEPSSNTHSLVDPPNLSSHPDLGTGVGGLGGAGSKSGTFAGSSAPKRGRGILNQATGPGSRLPLCAYCNSYVRGPFITALGQIWCPDHFVCVNSQCRRPLQDIGFVEEKGQLYCEYCFERFIAPSCNRCNNKIKGDCLNAIGKHFHPECFKCSYCGKLFGNSQFFLEEGLPYCEADWNELFTTKCFACGFPVEAGDRWVEALNNNYHSQCFNCTMCKKNLEGQSFYAKGGRPFCKNHAR; encoded by the exons ATGGCTTCCGAGCGTTTCCAAGTTCCCGCGTGGAGATTCTCGAATACAaagaatatctttgaaattccACGCTTGCATTCTACATGGACGAACGCTGAGAATCGCGTTTCACCG GTTAATACCGGATCGCCGGCGGAAGCGGCTGGTTTGAAGGCCGGCGATGCAGTTATCAGGGTCAATAACACGGAGATGTACAATCTGAGGCACAAGGACGCGCAGGATGTTATCGTGAGAGCTGGCAACAACTTCGAGTTGACCATACAGAG AGGCGGTAGTACCTGGAAACCACACGTGTCTCCGATAAGTTCGGCCCTGCCATCGCCATCGCCCACCGCAGGGCTTGGCAATATCGCTCCAGTTACGAAGACATCCTTGGCAGCCAAGAAACAAGATGGATCGCACATCGGAAGCGGTCACAACTTCAGTCCAAAGCCATTC CTGAATGGAACGGGAGACGGTTCGATCAAATCTATAGTTAACAAACAGTACAACAGCCCGGTGGGTATATATAGCGAGGAGACTATCGCGGAAACTCTTTCGGCGCAAGCGGAAGTTCTAGCCGGTGGTGTGCTTGG GGTGAACTTTAAAAAGAACGAGAAAAACTACAACGCGGAGAACAGCGAAGTATTCAAGATGGTTCAGGAAGCGGACAAAGAACCAAAGACACCGGAACCCG TACCTCCGAGAACAGAGTTTTACTCGTCGGTGAGCCATGCCGTTGGCGGAAGGGCCACTTCGCCGAGATCACCCACGCCTCTATTTCATGCCCTGCACGGTATACCGGCCGTCAATTACAATGAAAGTCCGTCGTCGAAACGTCAAGTGCAACGACAGgagtcttcttcttcctccccGGCGTCATCGGTTGTTCGTTGTAGCAACTGCGACCGAGTTCTCGT GGGTGTGTTCGTAAGGATCAAGGATAAAAATCTTCACGTAGAGTGTTTCAAATGCTCCACCTGTGGCACTTCCCTGAAGAACGTCGGTTATTACAATATCAACAACAAACTGTACTGCGACATTCACGCGAAACTAGTCGCCAGGCAAAATGCACCAGCTGGCATGGTTCCAATTACCATACCACC AGGCGGAAAGGCTCCTGCGAGCACGATTTCCGCTGCACTCGCCAATGCACCGTTGTCTCCACCTTTGAGTAATCACGCATCATCGCCTCAACCATTCTCC GCTAGCAACCGTACGAGTCCCGATTACGGATTCCCGAATTCTCAGCTATCGTCCCCGAATAGGAACGGCTGCATCAGCAACGACAACTGCCACTGGGAATCGAAAACGTTTACGAGCACGATCACCATTCAGACCGGTTGTACAGAG CCCACCCGCCTTGGCACTTCGCCCGTCAATCCACCCAGTTTCCGATCAGTGCAG GCTCCAGCATCGAACAATTTAATTGGTCCTAAACCCTTTGGAGGATCCAGTACTATATCATCACCGCCGCTAGCGAATACAGGAAATAGCACTCTACCGCGACCTCAGAGTCAGACTGTGACCG AAAGCTCGACGGAAACCCACGAAAAGTCCTACTATTACGAGATCGTCGAGAACACCAAAACCGAGTACCGTCCTAGCTCTGTAAAATCGAAAAGCCTGGCCTGGCCGCCTCCAAAGCCGATCGAAGATATTACTTATCCCACTGCCAGTCCTTTGTACATCGATCCTAATCCTGCCCTCGATCGAAGAAGTAGACAAGcggtaaaagaaaagaaagcctGCATCGAGGCGTGCGAGAGGGCGCTGTCAAGAAACAGAGACGAAAGCACAGATAGGGAGGTGGAGAGAGTTACGAAACAGTGCTATCGCTTTGAGGAAGAACCGATGGATCGAGTCAGTTGTCCAGGTCCAGCTTATAGAAAGGTGGAGCTGGTGGAGACCATCGGCAGACAGTCGAGAGGCGAGGTAACATCGAGAGCCAGCTCGACCGACGGTGTCAGGAGATCTCTGACGCCTACCAGAATCGTTCAACCTATACCAAAACCATGGACAGCCACCGTTACGACAGGCAGCAATCTGTACGAACAGAGTTACAGCGGGGTCGAGCCTGCTAAAGTGTGCAAGAAGTTCCATCAGAAGGAAATCTGTCAAGAGGAAAGGATATGCGAGAAGAATCAACCATTTCGGGAAGAGCATCGTTCGTACCGGGCGGAAATTTGTAGACGCGAACAGACTATCTGCGAGAAGCCGCCGCTGCCAACACAACACGCGGTAAAGCAAGAAGAAGCGAAGGAGGAGACGACCGAGATCGACAAGGAGGTGATAGACTTGAGACCGGCGGATGAGATCGAAGACGAAGGTACCGTAGGAATCAAAGGAGAACACGACTTCATAACGGAGACGTCGGAAGAGGATGTCGGTGGAATGCACGTCAAGACGAAAATGACTTTAGAGAAAACCGTCGAACCGTCACCGATGCAACCCAGTATTCCGATTGTGGAAGAACCTAGAGAGGAGTCCAGAGAGGAAACAAGGGAGGAAGAAATggtggaaaaagaagaagaaacttacACGAGAAGGACCACCACTCAGGTCGAAAGAGACGTCGAGGACGCTGAAGAAAAGACGGTCGTTGAGTCTGCCGAAGTGGTCACCTCTGCCGTGGATGTGCAGCAAATGGTAGAGAAAGCGAAACAGGAAGAAGAGGAGAGAAAgcgggaggaggaggaggaggagagacGTAGacaggaagaggaagaaagaaggagacgagaggaggaagaagaaaggaGAAGACGACGCGAGGAAGAGGAACGAAAACGACAGGAGGAAGAAGAACGAAGCAGACACGTGACTTTCGAGGAAGGTGAGGAAGAGGTGGAAGAAGTTCGAGAACAACCTCTGGGAAGGACGGTCGTTCGCGAGGAAAGAGTGACGGAAGCCGACAGCGACACTCCCGGACGCAAGAAGCTCATCAAAGAGACTTACGAGGAGATCACGGAAGAAGTGTTGGTTCAGGAACGCGTTAGAAGAAGATGCATCGAAGATGAGCGCAAAAAGAGTTTAAGAGAACAGGTACAAGTCCACAAAAGTTTGAGGGATCAACAAGCACCGAGGGATCGACGCGTATGCTCCAAGTATCCTCCAGCTCAGGAAATCATGGAAACGAATAAAAAAAGGGTTCAATTTATGAAGCAGACTGATACAGGCCCGAAACCGATACCTCATTCTGCCCTTCAGAATTCGACTCCTAAAGAGTGGAAGTCTGAAATGGTGAACGCTCTAACGACCGCGCCTGATCGACCATACACGCCTCTCAGTACATCTTCCAGCAGCGTGAAGGAAGTGTACACGGAGGAAACTATATACTTGGACCATAGGTGTCGACCTAAACCGCCCAAGAAAGAACTTCGACCGATTTCTCCGTTTCAGGAAGCACTCACGATCGCTCCGGAACGACCGTATACGCCTCTTAGTCGCGAGATCGGACCCGAGGACCAGAAAATCGCCAGTCGTTCTCAGACACCCTCGCTTTACCCAGACGGAAGCGCCCATTGTCCTCCTGCTGATATCTTATACGGCGAGGGAAGAAGCAGCCGAACGGAACCTCCACCTAAACCGTGCACTCCTCGACCTTTGCCTACTCCTCCGCCTGATTTTCGTCTGAGAGATACTTCCCCATCTCCGGTGAGATCGCGACCTCAGACACCGAGTAGCAAAGTTATAACCGCTTCTCTGAAGAAACCAGACACTATTCCGTCGTATCAAAGAAATTTAGTGGCCATGAGAAGAGGTGCGGTTGAAAGTCACACATATATACCGAGCAGAACTCCGACTCCAACTCCAGGAAGATCTAAATCACCTGCTCAAGGACCTCCGGAACCTCCTCCTTGTTACGTGAAGGCTCACGCACCCAGAATCAGAGAAGATCCTCCACCTACGAAGCGAAGTTCGATACATTTCCCTACTAAAAAGAGCGTGTCTTATAAAGTAGACGAGGACACCGACGACGGGCATAGACACGCCGAGTACGCTGCATCGAAGACAGTAGACTTCGACGAAAAACGCACCGACGATCCAGGCAAAGAACCCACGGACGCGGTTCATGCTCAGTATCAAGAGAAACGATATATGACCAGCGAGGAAACGAGCGAGGAGAAGAAATCGGTGGTGAAAAGATCGCTCGAAGTCACCGAAGATTTCGAAAGATGCGAGAGAAGAGTTCCAGCTCGGCCTTTGCCAGAGAGAACAGAACTACGAGAGAAACCACCTAAAGGCGTATGTGCCATTAGCAGAACGAGTCCCTCCAAACCTTCACTGCTCTGTCCCATGGTCTCGAAAACGGAAACGAGCTCCGCCGTTCAGCCAGTTTACAGCAGCTCGACGGAAGTGCGTCACGTTAGTTACGGAACTCCGGCATCGAAACCCTGTCCAGACACCGGTGTAACGGTATTACCTTGCAAAGCTCACTCCGATCAAGGTACCAAAGCAGGCGTGGTAGTGGTACCGTGCGAAGGGCCGAACACCTCTTGCCAAAAATCAGGCGTATGCGTGGTCCCAACTGCCGATCGCTCGGGAGTATGCGTTTCGCCTTGCTTTGGCATGAAAACTGGGACCTGTGGCCAACCATCTGGTCGCTGCGGCCGAGAATCTGCCTGCGAGATCGATATTCCGAACTGTCCAGAGAGCGGAGTCTGCGTATCACCGTGTCCCGATGGATCCGTTTGCGTGGCACCCTGCTCCAAACCTGGTCTACCTTCATCGAGGGCGAAGCTTCCTTTTCCACAGATCCCTCTACCCTATGAGGACACTTCCACTGCCTGCTCTCAAAATAAGAACTCCTTCCAGCCTATCCACAAGCCTCGCACTAATCTGAGTGGGCAGCTCGCACGACTGACTGCCAAAACTGGCCAGAACGTTCCCACCGTGCAATTGTACAAGCCCGAAGCTCAGACCCAAAGCCAAAGGCAAAGCTGCAGCGAGACTAAGAGTTATTGCTGCAAAACCCAAAGCTATTGTTGTTCCACCGAAACCCGTTGCCAGTCAGGTGATCAATGTTCGATTAACAACCGTTGTCAAACCGGAAATCAATGTGGAACCCAAAATTACTGTCAGGACGGTATCCATTGTGAACCCTCTAGTAATACCCACAGTTTAGTAGACCCACCAAATTTGTCATCCCACCCGGATCTAGGTACCGGAGTCGGTGGTCTCGGTGGTGCCGGGTCGAAGAGCGGAACTTTCGCTGGTAGCAGCGCGCCAAAGCGAGGAAGGGGCATCCTAAATCAAGCAACTGGACCGGGATCACGATTGCCCCTGTGCGCCTATTGCAACTCTTACGTCAG GGGACCATTCATTACCGCTTTGGGACAAATTTGGTGCCCCGATCATTTCGTCTGCGTAAACAGCCAATGTCGTCGACCTCTTCAAGATATCGGCTTTGTAGAAGAAAAGGGGCAACTCTATTGCGAATACTGCTTCGAACGTTTCATCGCCCCATCTTGCAACAGATGCAACAACAAGATCAAAGGC GACTGTCTAAACGCAATTGGAAAACATTTCCACCCTGAATGCTTCAAATGTTCCTATTGTGGCAAGCTGTTTGGCAACAGTCAGTTCTTCCTCGAAGAAGGATTGCCCTACTGCGAAGCCG ATTGGAACGAATTGTTCACGACGAAATGTTTCGCGTGTGGATTCCCAGTCGAAGCTGGAGATCGCTGGGTGGAGGCCCTGAACAATAATTACCATAGCCAGTGTTTCAACTGCACG ATGTGTAAGAAGAATCTCGAGGGCCAAAGTTTCTACGCGAAAGGCGGTCGTCCATTCTGCAAAAATCATGCACGTTAA